A genomic segment from Pseudomonas sp. S09G 359 encodes:
- a CDS encoding efflux RND transporter periplasmic adaptor subunit: MKRLTLMLAASLLLAACSKEEAPPEPVRPVLSMQVKAEDQETLGRFAGTIQARYESNLGFRVPGRIARRAVDVGAEVEKGALLAVLDPTDQQNQLRAAQGDLARVQAQFINAQANARRQQELFNRGVGAQAQLDIAQTDLKTTQASLDQAQASVNQAKDQLNYAELRTDHAGIVTAWNAEAGQVVSAGQQVVTLARPDIKEAVIDLPAGLAERLPADVVFLVAGQLDPSVNTTAIVREIEPQAQSATRTRRARLTLTETPPAFRLGTAISVTLSTAIAPRIELPLSALQEVDGKTRIWILDTQSQTVQPRDVTVISRDASSAVLNGGVKSGERIVTAGVNSLKPGQKVKIDEDSPR; encoded by the coding sequence ATGAAGCGCCTGACGCTCATGCTCGCCGCCAGCCTGTTGCTGGCGGCTTGCTCCAAAGAGGAAGCGCCGCCCGAGCCCGTGCGCCCGGTGCTGTCCATGCAAGTCAAAGCTGAAGACCAGGAAACCCTTGGCCGTTTCGCCGGTACCATCCAGGCGCGCTACGAAAGCAACCTGGGCTTCCGCGTACCCGGGCGCATTGCCCGTCGCGCCGTGGATGTGGGCGCCGAAGTAGAGAAGGGTGCCTTGCTTGCGGTACTCGACCCTACCGACCAACAAAACCAATTGCGCGCCGCCCAAGGTGACTTGGCCCGCGTGCAGGCGCAGTTCATCAATGCCCAGGCCAACGCCCGCCGCCAGCAGGAACTGTTCAACCGTGGCGTCGGCGCCCAGGCCCAGTTGGATATTGCCCAGACCGACCTGAAAACCACGCAGGCGTCCCTCGACCAGGCCCAGGCCTCGGTCAACCAGGCCAAGGACCAGCTCAACTACGCCGAACTGCGCACCGACCACGCCGGCATCGTCACCGCCTGGAACGCCGAGGCGGGCCAGGTGGTCAGCGCCGGCCAGCAGGTGGTGACGCTGGCCCGCCCGGACATCAAGGAAGCCGTGATCGACCTGCCCGCCGGCCTCGCCGAACGTTTGCCAGCGGACGTAGTGTTCCTCGTCGCGGGGCAACTCGACCCCAGCGTCAATACCACCGCCATCGTGCGCGAGATCGAACCCCAGGCGCAAAGCGCCACACGCACCCGTCGCGCGCGCCTGACCCTGACCGAGACACCGCCCGCGTTCCGCCTGGGCACGGCGATCAGCGTGACCTTGAGCACCGCCATCGCCCCGCGTATCGAACTGCCGTTGAGCGCCTTGCAGGAGGTCGACGGCAAAACCCGCATCTGGATCCTCGACACCCAAAGCCAGACCGTGCAACCGCGTGACGTCACGGTCATCAGCCGCGACGCCAGCAGCGCGGTGCTCAACGGCGGCGTCAAGTCCGGCGAGCGCATCGTTACCGCCGGCGTGAACAGCCTGAAACCTGGGCAAAAAGTCAAAATCGACGAGGACAGCCCGCGATGA
- a CDS encoding efflux RND transporter periplasmic adaptor subunit, translated as MGGRIFTCILGLGLLTLLSGCGQENAEPKAHSRVFVQTVQSADFAAAVTLTGDIQARVQTDLSFRVGGKIIQRMVDVGDRVTAKQVLAKLDPKDLQTNVDSAQAQVVAEQARVKQTAAAFVRQEKLLPKGYTSRSEYDSAQAALRSSQSALAAAQAQLANAREQLGYTALIADAPGVITARQAEVGQVVQATVPIFSLATDGERDAVFNVYESLLVEPPPDAPITVSLLDNPSIKAVGKVREVTPAVAANTGTVQVKIALQSLPKGMQLGSVVSATANGPAKPSIELPWAALTKDLSEPAVWLIDGDGKAQLHKVTVARYLTGKVIIGEGLKGGEKVVVAGGQLLHPGMLVEIAQRGAQP; from the coding sequence ATGGGCGGTCGAATTTTCACCTGTATTCTAGGCCTTGGCCTACTGACGCTGCTGAGCGGCTGTGGCCAGGAAAACGCCGAGCCCAAGGCTCACTCACGGGTGTTTGTGCAAACCGTGCAGTCGGCGGATTTTGCTGCGGCAGTCACCCTGACTGGGGATATCCAGGCGCGGGTGCAGACCGATTTGTCCTTCCGCGTGGGTGGCAAGATCATCCAGCGGATGGTGGATGTGGGTGACCGCGTGACCGCCAAGCAAGTGCTGGCCAAGCTTGACCCCAAGGATCTGCAGACCAATGTCGATTCGGCCCAGGCCCAGGTCGTGGCCGAGCAGGCACGGGTCAAGCAGACCGCCGCGGCGTTTGTGCGCCAGGAAAAACTCCTGCCCAAGGGCTATACCAGCCGCAGTGAATACGACTCCGCCCAGGCCGCGCTGCGCAGCAGCCAAAGCGCCCTGGCCGCCGCCCAGGCCCAGTTGGCCAACGCCCGCGAGCAACTTGGCTACACCGCGCTGATCGCTGACGCGCCGGGTGTGATCACCGCGCGCCAGGCCGAGGTCGGCCAGGTGGTGCAAGCCACCGTGCCGATTTTCAGCCTGGCCACCGATGGCGAGCGCGATGCGGTGTTCAACGTGTATGAATCCCTGCTGGTGGAGCCGCCGCCGGATGCGCCGATCACCGTGAGCCTGCTGGATAACCCGAGCATCAAGGCCGTAGGCAAAGTGCGCGAAGTCACACCCGCCGTGGCCGCCAACACCGGCACCGTGCAAGTGAAGATCGCCCTGCAAAGCCTGCCTAAAGGCATGCAATTGGGCTCGGTGGTGAGTGCCACTGCCAATGGCCCGGCCAAACCGAGTATCGAATTGCCGTGGGCGGCGCTCACCAAAGACCTCAGCGAACCCGCTGTGTGGTTGATCGACGGCGACGGCAAGGCGCAATTGCACAAGGTCACCGTCGCGCGTTACCTCACCGGCAAGGTCATTATTGGCGAGGGCCTCAAAGGCGGCGAAAAAGTCGTGGTGGCCGGTGGGCAATTACTGCACCCCGGCATGCTGGTCGAAATCGCCCAGAGAGGAGCGCAGCCATGA